The sequence TTACATTTCGTGTATCTTGCACATTCACTTCCATACTTAGCAATTTGGTTTTGCGCTTTGATGAGTATGTTTTTTGGGTTATATTTTTGTTTAGCATTGCTTCGCTGTATATTTGAGTTTACAATTTGTATGGCCACATTAACATCTTAAAGAAATATAATCCTGAGTAGGGTTGAACTCTGATTGTTGCAGGACTAGCTTTTCTGATGGAGTTTCTTTTCAGCATGGCTCTTCtgcttgtatgtttttcatctccaTTAAATCTTTTTAAATTAGAGTAagatattgcaaattgtttttaATGCTGATACTAATGCTTTTGCGTTGTTTGCAGTGCCTTATGGCCTGCCAGGCTGAGATGAAGGATTCCTCTACTTCCATGCCCTTAGCTTTAAGTTATTGGAACCACAAATTGCCCACAACTCCCATTCCTACTCTTTTGCTTGCCCGCCTCTCATCTCTGCAGCCAAACACCTCATCTTATCCTAACCAAGTACGCATCGTGTTAGCGAAACTCATCGTCTATAGTTATACTGCTTCTGAAAATATGGGAAACCATTCAACAACCTCAGTGTCTTCTGGAACAATATTTTTCCTCCAAAAAAATATAGGCATTGGAAGCAACTTCAGTGTGGACATGGTAGACTGGAAAAATACAGAGACATTAAATTTCATTCCTGCTGTCTTGGCCAACGAAATACCTTTCTCAACAAAAAATCTTTCTGTATCTCTAAATAAACTCCACATATCCCCAGATTCCGGGATGGCTCTTACTATGAAGCAAACTTTAGAAATCTGTGAGAAGTCTACCATGATTGGGGAAAGCAAAAAATGTGTAACTTCACTAGAGTCCATGATTGACTACAGTACCTCTCAAATTGGAACAAATGATGTCAATGTATTTGTAGTCAATGTTTCGATGGTTACAAAGTCAGGATTGCAACAATATTCCCTTGCTTCAATTCCCTTCGAAAGCAAACCCACTTCCAGAGTTGTAGCCTGCCACACCATTAGATATGCATATCTTGTATACTTGTGCCATCAGATAAAAGACACAAGAATATACAAACTTTCTCTGAAGACTGATGAAGGAAATGTTGCAGAAATGTTATCTCTTTGTCATGAAGACACCAGTCAGTGGAGTCCTGAGCACGTATCCTTCAAGATGCTCCATGTGAAACCAGGGGGTGAGGCCATCTGCCACTTCATGCCAGACGATTCCATTGTGTGGGTTGCTGCCAACTAAGACTCTTCAATCTGGCCTCTACTTATGTGCATACTTCTTACTACTATCAACAATAAATCTCTATCCTTTGTATGGAGATTGTTTGTTTCCTGCGAGCCTGCTAGGgcttttttttatgtattttgataTCCACTGCATCTATGCTTTATTGTATACCGATGggtgtatatatatattaatgttacGTATTTATAAAATCTATTGCAAATTAATACTTACATATTCCTAGTCTCCAAGATGAAATTTTGAAGCAACATAAAGCTGGATGTCTGTCTCTTAAGCTTCTTAGTAGCTCATAGGCTCTCTAATCGCGAGCCGGATTTCCAACGTTGTTTTTAATTGACGGGAACAGTATAAATGCATTGAACTTGAATCTTGATAGATCTCTAAGTCTGACTAGACGTAATAAAAGGGTAATCCTCAGTACTATGATGACGTTCTTGAATTCATTGTAACAGATATAGTCCTACTCTATGAATAGTAATTATTTCGACAAGCGTACTTACTCTCAACAGCTCTTATTTAATTAGTACACTGGAAACGACAAAGAACAATGAATTGCAGTACCTTTGTGAATTCTTTTACAGCTTTTATTTTAGTACAGTGGAACGACAAAGAACAATGAATTGCAAGTATCTTTATATATGTGATTGAATTATTGACAGCTTTTATTTTAGTACACTGGAAACGACAAAGAACGATGAATTGCAATATCTTTGTATATGTGATTGTTTTACAGGAACAGTATAAATGCATTAAATCTAGATAGACCTTTAAGTCCGATTAAACGTAATAGATGGGTAATCCTCTATACTATGATGATGTTCTTGAACTCATTGTAACGGGTATAGTCCTATTCTACGAACAGTAGAAACGTGCTTACTCTCAATAGCATTATTTTAGTATATTGTGCAAACCAAAAAAACAATGAATGGTAATATTTCTATATATGTTACTGTTTATTTCAGAAATTATTTCACATCATAGACGTCTTATCACAATATTGGGTCATTTTTATTGGGGAAATAAAATTTGGGTACACTCGAAATGACAAATTTTtgtatataggggaaaggacccagtagtcgtgcaccctaacttcacgcttctcaaaatcttacttggaaatttcgaatcactccgatttttttacagcagcttacttggcaagtcccctgcttataactaaggtttcagggccacatcatcaaatatgatgccacatcagcatgctttttgccaaggtgtccaaaacagccccaaaaaaaagtgagaccaataggcgtgcaaaagagaccccaatagttgtgcagccgatgtggcatcacctgattggttactttttacaatattagtacattttttaacaactattggtacatttcctaacaactgtaacaaaaattgatattttttgtttcaaacaataggttttatttgttcaatttttggaacaaaaggtatcaacaaccctcacaacaattggaacatgctcaactactgggtcctttcccctatgtcTTGTTAGTTCCTGCCCATGGCAGGAATACTTATGCATCCATCATGGTGTTAAATAGCTATTAGTTGTTGTCCTTGGTAACCAATCAGTGTttaatattttccaaactaaaataaatttttgttttttcaaaagtTGACATGCacaatttttaacaaaaaatattttaaaatgtgaTTTTTTTCTTATCTGATTGGTCTACATTAATTTCAGTAaggataaaaaataatttttatcaacaaaaaatacaatatttttctATAATTATTACTATGACAGCATTGTACCCATAAgcaattattatttttctaaaacaGTGTATTGTTCAAACACTGTAATTAATTGACGGTACCCGTAACAAATAAAAATGCACTTGGCTGCACAACACGACATCCAAATATTTTGCCCAAAGTTTTCCGTTGACAGAAAAATtgttttttcaaaaacttagttgCATCTCTCACTATTGGGCCGTAAAGACAGGCATTTCCGGCGGATATTTTTGCTGGCGGTTGGCCTGTTAACGTGTAGTTTACGCGGAAAAAATGACCGGAAAAACTAAAGTTCATTACAGAGGAGGGGACATGTGGCGATAATTTATATTTGGAGGgagttttatttttaatatattttttttatattttttttattttttaatatattttaaattttatatattttacttaataattttaattatagcTTTAGTAAATTGTATTGAAGATATATTATGATAGAATATAAAACAAATTAATAATAACATTTTCATTTAAACTTCTTGttgtataaatattttatatattatatttgatttcacggtaaaaatatatgcaaataatttttttatagtaatttgtattttttttaattaaaaacatgcATTTATATTAATAGTAATCGGTCATTGAGGGTTTGTTTTTAATGTAGTTAGATGCCACAATCTAAATCTTTAGAGATTCATCAAAGATTTGCGCTAAGTTTTACAAAACAAAATATTtgaaagtaatttaaaaaaaagctaatttaattaatataataaaaatatattttaatgtaTGAATTATTATCTCTTAATAAACAAATCAATTTTTTAAAGGATATATAATTAATATTGATTTTTATAacgatttttttattaaaatattttgaagagaattttttaaagataattatttaaaaatgaataattACAAAGTAAGAATTTGTAATTTTAGAtaagatttcaatttttttaacttaatttcattttataattttttttaaagcaattgaaagattaaatttatatttattacaATTGTTAGAGATTAGaaagatatatttttttgttatatgtatattatatttttttaatatggtAATTAATAAAATTTTGTTAGTTATAAAGTGATGAACCTTAGGAAAAATTGTTACTGGCATGGTTTTAGGTTTTCCACCTATTTTTTTAATCCACTTAGAAATCTTCCAATGTATAtagtgacatgataactcaatcaacatattatataaattttgtaataattttataattttagttGAATTATGGATAAAATTTTCAGAAATAAATCTTTTCAACCATGAGAATATTTTAACTAAAATTTTgtgatattcattttcaaatattaaaaaggaatttaaattcaatttcactagttaaattaaaatttgataacaaTAACTTCtctcctcccccctcttctctttgTCTAACGATCTCTCTTTCGCTCTAGTTGAGTCCGCTTCTCTATTTTTTATACCCCTATCTCTGTATCCTTCTATCATAGTGTCACATGTAGCTTTATTTCTCCATCTATATGtagctatctcttcctctttatttctatccattactctcattcttctaatggtaggaacttgacgctttgcgtccTTGTTTACTACGGAATCATCTCACATCACGGAGGTATTATCATAATATAAGAAATGTGTTATATAAAAAAAATACTGGTGCTAATAAGATAGCATAGAAAGTATACAAGATTTTTAAAACAatgaattgtaatatctttatatATGTGGATTATTTATGGAAAAATCATCTCACATGTCAGATATCTTATCATAATATAGGAAATGTGttatagggaaaaaaattatttgtgCCAGTTGCATAGAATAGAAAGTATACAaggtttttataataataaataaaattttatgttTAATTGTTGGGTCATTTTTATTGTTGGATATGTAATAGGTTGGGTCTCTCCGTACCAATCTAGTCAAAACTATTGGATCATTTTTGTATTGGATAAAAATATTGGAAATAACAAGATTTAGGTTTATATaacttatattttaaataaaaatattatattgtttcaatAATGTGAGTTTTGGTTGAATCTTTAAAATTTTATTTGGCACACTGAGAAAATTCCTTTTAATTGGTACATGCTTCCAAAAGTACTATATTGGCCCCATCTCCTCattcttaaaaagaacaacaattttcTCATTATTATTTTTCAATCATAATACATAAAACAttaatacaataaaaataaaatgaataaacaaTATAAAGATCATAAttattcttgaatttgtatctttcTATATCTAAAATAATTTTCAATATATAGAATTTTCATGGAATCTATCCAAACCTacctttgatttgatttgatttgatttaaagtagtaagtttttttgttttttttttaataaaggggtaaaaaatttattgaaaatcaaacacaagaattacaaagataaCCAGAGCCCCGAGGCCTCAGAAAAGAACCACCAAACCAGCCCCAGATCAACCAGCTTCATAACCAGATCCATGTCCTCagtaaaaatcttctgcaagtTCTGATAGTAATCCGCAGAGAGATCCTCCCAACCTTCAGCTTTTCAATCACTACCATGTTCTAAGGCCCACTTgaccaaacaatcagctgctctattccattcatgagggatgtggatgaaagacacctgctccattaaagaactaatttggagaatctgttgAGCAATCCCTACCAAATGCCCCTGAATCCCATTCACCTATTGCtcagtcaacaagttaacaacaatttgtgaatctgattcacaattTACTTTCCTCCGTCCCAACTCCGAAGCacgctctagggcatagagaatcgcaaatccctccataaaattattagactgccaccctttatgcactgaaaagaggAAAACTACCTCCCCCATGCTATTCCTACTAACACCACCAACTTCAGTAGGGCCTGGGtaacccctagatgagccatcggtgttaatcttgataaactcatcctgagggggtatccaccttcccaccctttgcaccttcttcatagcctgtctacctctcctgacacaagatgAGATAGGAGACAACTCCTGCAGACCAAACCTGCTCACAATATTTGCCTCATCTCTacccagaggaaaattcacctcacatttagcttccactatctcctggatcatagcaatgatcctattccaaacttgttgaacaaacaatctgacctcacgaaagatcctcaTGTTCCTCTTGAGTTAGATTTGccatagaatgaagatgggcccaatataccagacagtctggaggaaggaggaaaagataggaggcctgcccaaactACTCCAGAACTCCACTAGAGAATTTacgtggacacaaggatgcttccacaccccccaccaataatgccaaataagcatagagaaggggcatctgaagaacaggtgtgaggaatcttcctctctGTTACAACACAAAACATAGATAGAAGGTCCCAAGAATCCtcgcttgcggatattgtcccaagttaggcatctattcaaagccaaagtccaagcaaagcagttacactttAGCCAAGAAACaatattccacacctgtttccaccagttcacctctcttccctcaagtatTTGGTATAACAGTTCTTGGTATCCACTAGCAACAATAAAaacgcccttaggatttggagaccaagcaaggccatccctacccttgagggagctacagtgtctactcgccaaaataccatgcaactcaacacactcttcctccatcccagcaatcggccactcattaggagccttccaccactccaaatccaaccgcccacacctataaacaaccttgaagtcactcacccttgaccatcccacctccaaaaacctctagcatagattcccaaggttaggaaactaatcaaggatgggaggatatccatcccaagagtcattccagaaaaggacctcttcccccctcctgaaAATCCAAAAGAGTCCTGCCTTAaagagagaagcccccctcttgagagtataccaaatcattGAGCCCTTTGCCTCaagtggatatctagggatttcctccattgggatcctctgcatatatttgttggccaaaatcctagccgaGCCTCGATCtttctcaacacaccacctccaatacaatttagctACCAGAGCTTCCCCAAAAAGAGTAGACTACCTTAAACCTAGCCCCCCCGATTGCTTTGTGCTACACACCAAgacccaattgacaagactccatttggaagaggaaagattgcttgcccataagaattgcctagctagagaatcgaaacccttcaagaaccacttaggagccacatgaagcatacatcgatagatcagaagagcatgaaccatcaactgaatcagttgaaccctcctagcaaaggatagccatctatgagtccagtgttcaGCCTTCatgcgaaatttatccaagataccttgccatgactccctaggagggttaccaggagaaataggaatacccagatAATTCAAGGGCAGGGAGCctacttggaatctcaagataagagaaatcctcctttgaatagtttcaagagtgttgaaaaagaggatagaagatttatcctcattgatcaactgacccgaggctgcaagataaacatccaaaaccttacgcagattagtagcttctctgatctGATCAAACCCCATAAGggtcgtgtcatccacaaactgcaaatgagactgcggctgtaagtcattaccccatctccaaccctgaataatatccaaacccacattatgcttaatcagcctcctcAGACCCTCaaccagaagaatgaataaataaggtgaGAGGGTGTCCCCCTGgcggagacccctagaagcaccaaacaactcagtatggtatccattgataagcacagagaaagaagtagatgtaacacaactcataacccactggatccactcattagcaaaaccaaaggccctgaggatcttctgaaggaaggaccaccgaactctatcgtaagccttagccatatccagcttg is a genomic window of Cryptomeria japonica chromosome 7, Sugi_1.0, whole genome shotgun sequence containing:
- the LOC131062376 gene encoding BURP domain-containing protein 3 — encoded protein: MRLAFLMEFLFSMALLLCLMACQAEMKDSSTSMPLALSYWNHKLPTTPIPTLLLARLSSLQPNTSSYPNQVRIVLAKLIVYSYTASENMGNHSTTSVSSGTIFFLQKNIGIGSNFSVDMVDWKNTETLNFIPAVLANEIPFSTKNLSVSLNKLHISPDSGMALTMKQTLEICEKSTMIGESKKCVTSLESMIDYSTSQIGTNDVNVFVVNVSMVTKSGLQQYSLASIPFESKPTSRVVACHTIRYAYLVYLCHQIKDTRIYKLSLKTDEGNVAEMLSLCHEDTSQWSPEHVSFKMLHVKPGGEAICHFMPDDSIVWVAAN